CagcactcattttctttttaaaattatcaaattctcttatttctgtttttttttttttttttttttttgaaaaagcttCACAGAAGCATTAGTAAATTACCaacaaattacataaaaattagattactgatttttttttctttttactatcGATAATTGCCCATGCTTAATAACACTTACCGAAAACATTCCGCGTCTTAACGACAGAATTCTGCTTTCAGGTTATGTGCAGACCAACTGTTGTAGACCACCGTCTTGGGAATCTGCAAATAATTGTGTTCGCATGGATCGGCTGAACTCAAAGATGGTGCAATGATATTGTTTTTTTCctgagaaaagaaccaaaccCACCTTTGTTTTGGGATAAGGGCCCTCGATTTGTGGAGCAATACAATCCATTTTTTTCACGGATAAATAATGTTAGACCCATCATCATTTCATGCATGTTAAGACAAATAATGTGAATATAATAACCAGGAAAAATCACAGGATACTTTTCAAGGGATCCAACCACAGGATTGTCTTATGAGCTTCGTTTGTTTTCTCTCTAACCAGTCCAGCCTTTTCCAAGAGAGTCTCGTGAACGCAACAGCAGAAACGACACAGGCAGAAGAGAGTACATTATtgtacctctctctctctctctctctctctctctctctctctctctctctctaaaacccGATGTTCACGTCAGTTGAGGTTTTCTTGTTTTGTGCGCGCAAATGGACAGGCTGAAGGGTGGTTGTCTTCTTGTTTTCAAGTGAAAGAGCGAACGTGGGTCTCTCGTTCATTTTCTTTAGGGCATGTAATGTAAGTATGCCATTTTCTTGGGGAAAGCATATAGTTTCTTCTATAATCGAGACATGGGAAGACAGCGAAGAGAAATGTGATCCTTCTTCACGACCAAGATCTGGCACTTCTTATATAAATGGTCGTCCAGCGGTTACCCAATTGGGCAGTGCGATCGGTTGAAGATGATCCACTTGAGCTCAAAAGATGAAGTGAGAAAGAATCCAAAAGAATGACAGGGAAAAAAACGAGGAAAATAGAGTCACTTGAAAATACATTCAGATATTATCACCATTTATCTGCACCTTTGGTCTAGAGCAACCTCTGTTCCCAACATGATAGGGCAAAGGAATGACTATAACTAACCTatagagaaattaattttggcTATTTGACTAAAATTTCAAGTCTTGAGTATTGAGTCCATGGAGACATGTCTACTTTCAGTATGGGTTAGAGCAGTCTTTCAGCATAGTTGAGAGTATAATTTCcagaattttaattaagttCATCATTTTGTTtacaaaaaattgagatttgttggCCATAATTTTTGTCTGGTGCATTAATAGTCTCCCACTTTAAtcatgcatggtaatgatgacaGAATCTAATTTAATGACCTAATATTAGTATATGTAATCACTATCATCGGTTTCATAATTGCATTCTGGGTTGAGTGATTAATGAATCATTCCAAAAACTTGAACTTTTAAGATTGTGATGCTTATTACATTATATAACTAAACATTTGCCTCGGCACAAAGGTTTATGTATAAAAGAAAGCATGCAAACCCGATGTGCACGACCCGCGGACGAAGATCTGTTGAAATGCATAAACGAAGGGGACGTGAGGATTTTGAACTCAAAACCTTTGACTTTTGATATCAATTATAATCGAGTTCGCAACTGTTTACTCTAGAATTTGAGCTTTTAAATTAAGTCTGCATACAAAGTTGAACGAGATCCATGGGTCACCACCTCGACAAACTCCAAGACAGAAACAGACGCAAAATTACGGCCCATGGCACGTCGTCACATCTTTTGATGTCCTAAAGAAGTTGTACAATAAAGCCAAAAAAAGTATATTATATCCACGATGAGTAAAACTAACGCAACATAAATCTTAAATAAATATCTTTACATGGATATCTACACGTCTCTACGTTCTGCATACAATGCATAACACTACTACCAAAAAAAGTACCTAAGCATCTGTCTTAAAGGGATCGAACAGTTAGAGAACAGTGCGATATCGATCAATTTTTTTGGAGGACACGTCCAGATTCTTGCTAGGACACCTGCATTATCCACACCAAGCCCTCTTATATCCCTCCATGAGATCACAACTGCATAACATTAGTTTCCAAACCAGCAGATATCTCCATACTCTACCTTTTGATTTGTATGTAGTTTTGCGAGTCTCGCCGTACTATATCTTGGcactttttatatataatagtGAAGAAGTTTGAAAGTTGACGAGCGATATCTTTTCTACAGAAGGGTCGCACATTAAAGAAGGTGAAGGACAGGGATATAGGGTTCACGGGCTGAGTTCCCTGTTGAGTAAGGTGGCCTAacacatgaaaaaaatatacatatcgATACAGTTGAAGAGCATTGTTTGGTGGTTTAGGGTTTTCAAgatccttttttcatttttttttttttaaatttttcgctttcctttttcttttctttttttgcggTGGCTCCCCGTTTATGTTGGTGGGGAAGACCACAGAAATATAAAGAAGTTCACGGGTGCGAATTCGTCTCCACGTCCAGACAAATTGAAGCTTCACAAAAGTGAGGTGCGATGACAAATGGCGATTCGGAAAACCCTCAAACAAGAACATCCCTATCTTTAACTCTCGACCGCACAAAAGATTCACCATCCCCCACATGATTTTACTTTCCGCCAGTGATCATTACAGGTTCATCAATCCTACGGTTATTTGGACATCATTCTCGTTAACCTTTGCTTCTAGTGGTGGACATGTGGATTGGCCTGAGTTGAATTTGATGGTCACACTTGGAACGCATGGCCCAGGCCATTCGTCTAACCTCAGCATCAGACGAATTGAGGTGACCAGTCATCAATCATTGTTATGGATGTTCTCTATATTAATGTGAATTTTTTGACCTCTCAATTTCCTGTTTCACCCACTAAAGTATCGTGGAATTTCAGCCACAAGTTAGAGAGGCCCCACAGGGACCACGCCTGCCTTGTTGGTGGTCACAATCTTCAGATGCCAGGTCCGACGTGTCAGTTACAGAAAAAGGAAGTATTATTACATGTCTACGCATTGCATGTGTTGAGattttttggaacaaatttattAGGTTTAAATTGATTCGGCCGACGAGATGATAATATGATTTAACGAAGTATAGTTGTGATGCACATAcgttaaaaaaatattgcattaaATATTTAGTAAGATGCGTAGTAGTTAATATATTCTATCTTAATTAGCCTACAACTCGCTGATTTAAACTTTAGTTTGattataaatattaatgagatCAGATAAGCTCTCTTTTAACTACCTCCTCAAATGAAGGTATCGGATTACCGTTGCGCACTTTTAACAAGTGTAATCACTTCAAGATTAGCTAGATGATAATTAGATTTAGTTCATTTCTTAGCAAACAGAAAGTATAGTTTCATCATTACTTTTAGACTTACACGCTGACACTTATTTAAAAGGCATTTCTGGAATTATCTACGACACATCTTTtcgaaattttcattaaataatgcACCTTTTTTACTGAGATGGAAGGAGCCACACCACCCAATCGGCATATAATCGACATTTAAAATTACTAAGAATTTTCTAAAAGATGGATACATATCCTTACTAAGAATGAGCACACCAATTCGATTAGGTTCAAAAATATTATGACATCCATTAGTGGCAAATTAGGCAATATTGTATGTAAATTATGGAATAAACATGATCATGGAATCAACTCAATCATCGGATTATAAAATTACGAGTTCATAATCTTAATCCATTCTCATTTTGGGCGGAACAGATTTAGTAATTCTTGATTTAAGCTAGtattgttaattttcttttagttaataTGAACATACAATGTTTGATGTCAAGAATATATGATTGGTTTGTCACCTGCCATGTTGTTATGTGACATGATATGAAAAATCTACAAAACATGATGGTGgcgattttttttcctaaattaactTTTACTCAATCGATACTTTTCACAAGTCGCATTGACTGATCATGTGGTGTATAACAATCAATTGAACTAAGCTAAAATAACATTGCCCAGAATCCATGTTCAACTTCTATTATTAGTTGTTAGTAGTTTGTGCAAGCTTGCCTGCATGTTAATTAACTATACCTAACTTTATCGTCGATAGTTCCGATCAAATGCAAATCATTCACGTCGAAAAGTAGAATTGAATTTTATGCAGAAACTCGCTCCATGCTATAAGAGAACAAAAAGAGGTGCGTTCATCGTAGCCCCAttcctctcctcctttttttaaaagaataggGCTCCTTTAAAATTAAGCATAACTGCACTGTTCTCTCATGCTGGTGCGACAGCCTCTAAACTGCATTTTGCCCACTAAACCTGAAGGAtctcaaacatttttttaagaTAGTGAAATTTCAATTGACTTATAACCTCAATTAATAATTCCTTCAAATCATGTGCAGTCTAATCAAATGACCCGAGTGTTTAAGTAATATATGATTCATTTACAAGTTACTATAGTTGGTTCTCATTGTCCGTTTGAACACGACTAACTTGTTAAAATATACATTTCATCAATTACATATCCTTTGACATGAGAATTTTGTAAGTGACTTTTGTACTAGCATTGCTCTTTTGGGATGATCTACAGTAACACCGGCAACTCACTAATTTCTTGCTCAGccaagattgatttttctaattttccaaCATGTGGGTTTCAGAGACATGATCCACCAACTGTTAATTACACTGCCTCACAGGATTATGCTTGACACCTCGTTTTGATATCATAGGCATATGACAGAAAATACCAGGAATCttgagaataataaataaataaataaaatcacagAACCAGGCTGTACAATTGACTTGCTAAGCTCTCACGGGAAATGCCATGCAAAGCGTGCTCAATCATTTCTCTCATCTAACCCCAGCAAAAGAACTGTACCAAACCGCGTTTCTTCACTGTAGTTTTGctcttttaatttcatttttttgggttcaAAGTACAAAAAGCTTACAGAGACATGATCATCAAGATAGACAGAGAGAGATTGCACGTACCACCTTGGCACGTGAAGTGTATATGCACAGATACAAACTTCAATGACATTATGACTTCAAGAAACACCAAGAACCGAGTTCACGTGAACCCCCCCTATGTAACATATGCAAAGTGTTTCCTCCATTCTAATCTCTGTTAAAAAACCTACTTGTTTTACTGTTATTTGCATTGAGTTGAGGCTCAAATAATACTTCAATTTTGACCCACAGAAGGGTGGGGGGAGACAAGACaagaaagcagagagagagagagagagagagagagagaatataatTCGGTTTTTCATCAACTCGGCACAGAAGTTGAGCTTGGCTTGAGAAGCTAACTAAACTCAAGACACATTGTTGTAATCTTCTctttcaatgaagaaacaaggGTGTGAGATTGAAGCCATCGGTATCAACTACAGAATCAGTACAAGAAAGACAGAGTTTTCCTTCCCAAATTTCCATGGGAAATTAGAAGGAGAAAAACCAAAGCGAGGTAGTCAAGATCGGGGAGTGAAGCAAGTCCTGAAGGATGTGAACTGCAGGGCGAAATCGTGGGAAATCCTCGCGATCATTGGCCCAAGCGGTGCCGGAAAGTCATCGTTGCTTGAAATCCTGGCAGGAAAAATCGCCCCGCAAAACGGTTCGATCTTTGTGAACCAAAAGCCGATTGACAAGATTCATTTCAGGAAGATAACTGGCTATGTTGCTCAGAAGGACACTCTCTTCCCACTCCTGACTGTTGAGGAGACCTTGATGTTCAGTGCCAAGCTGAGGCTGAGGCTTCCTGAATCGCAGTTGGCCTCAAGGGTCAAGTCCCTGATCCAGGAGCTCGGGCTAGAACACGTGGCGGGCACCAGGGTTGGCGATGATCGGGTCCGAGGGGTCTCTGGAGGAGAGAGGCGTCGCGTCTCGATTGGGGTCGACGTTGTACACGACCCCCGGGTCCTGATTCTTGATGAGCCCACGTCAGGGCTGGATAGTAACTCGGCCCTTCAGATCATCGATATGCTCAAGACAATGGCTGAAACCCAAGGCCGGACCGTGATTCTCAGCATACACCAACCCGGGTTTCGGATTGTGAAGCTGTTCAACTCAATCCTATTGATGGCCAATGGCTCAGTGCTTCACCAGGGAAGTACTGATCAGCTTGCTGTCCAGCTGAGGCTCATGGGGTTGCCGAATCCACCTCATGTCAATGTCATTGAATTCGCCATCGAGTCCATCGAGGCCATCCAGGGCCACCAACACTTGCAAAACCAAGTGCAACAAGTCGAAATGCCTCCTCAGTTACCACcacagaagagagaggaaggacTGGGAGGTGAGAGCCGGAGCGGCAAGTTCACGCTCCAACAGCTCTTCCAACAATCCAAGGTCGTTGATGAAGACACCATCGATGGCAGGATTGACCTCTCTCACTGCTTTGTGAATTCCAGGCTGCGAGAGATTGTCATTCTAACACACCGGTTCTCGAAGAACATTTTCCGGACCAAGGAGCTCTTCGCCTGCCGGACGATCCAAATGCTGGTCTCAGGGCTCGTCCTTGGTTCCATCTTCTGCCACTTGAAGGATGATCTGGTCGGTGCTCAAGAAAGGGTGGGCTTGTTTGCATTCATCTTGACATTCTTGTTGTCATGCACTACGGAGGCTCTACCCATCTTTCTGCAGGAGAGGGAGATTCTGATGAAAGAGACGTCTTGTGGAAGCTACAGAGTCTCATCCTACGCAATTGCAAATGGGCTTGTTTACTTGCCATTTTTGCTCATCCTAGCAGTGTTATTCACAGTGCCATTGTACTGGCTTGTTGGGTTAAACTCCACTTTTGCAGCATTCCTGCATTTCTTGCTGTTAATATGGTTGATCCTGTACACGGCGAACTCAGTCGTGGTGTGTTTCAGTGCCTTGGTGCCAAATTTCATCGTCGGGAACTCGGTGATCTCAGGCGTGATGGGTTCGTTCTTTCTGTTCTCGGGCTACTTCATCTCGAAGCAGGAGATACCCAATTATTGGATTTTCATGCATTACGTTTCACTGTTCAAGTACCCATTTGAGGGATTCCTGATCAACGAGTTCTCAAATTCGGGTAAGTGCTTGCAGTATATGTTCGGGACGTGCGAGGTAACCGGAGAGGACGTGCTCAGAGAGGTGGGATATGGAGAGGAAAGCAGGTGGAGGAATGTGCTCGTCATGGTTTGTTACATCTTGGTTTACAGATTCATTTCCTATGTCATTCTCAGATGTAGATGCTCCCAGAGAGGCCTCAGAGGTGCTCTAGCTTGAAGATTATGAGGTATGGTAAATTGATCGATCGTTGCTGGGCGATCCCTCTCAGTCCctctctgtccctctctctctctctctctctccttgtaGAGAAGATGCTCCTTGTGGTTtgtcatattttctttgaaacatatatatacatcaatGTTTAAATAGTCTTCTAAAGTATACCGTCTGTAGTTTGAATTTCTTGTATTAGAAACTCGTCTTCCGCGGGCTCAAGCACC
The nucleotide sequence above comes from Eucalyptus grandis isolate ANBG69807.140 chromosome 2, ASM1654582v1, whole genome shotgun sequence. Encoded proteins:
- the LOC104418105 gene encoding ABC transporter G family member 5, with the translated sequence MKKQGCEIEAIGINYRISTRKTEFSFPNFHGKLEGEKPKRGSQDRGVKQVLKDVNCRAKSWEILAIIGPSGAGKSSLLEILAGKIAPQNGSIFVNQKPIDKIHFRKITGYVAQKDTLFPLLTVEETLMFSAKLRLRLPESQLASRVKSLIQELGLEHVAGTRVGDDRVRGVSGGERRRVSIGVDVVHDPRVLILDEPTSGLDSNSALQIIDMLKTMAETQGRTVILSIHQPGFRIVKLFNSILLMANGSVLHQGSTDQLAVQLRLMGLPNPPHVNVIEFAIESIEAIQGHQHLQNQVQQVEMPPQLPPQKREEGLGGESRSGKFTLQQLFQQSKVVDEDTIDGRIDLSHCFVNSRLREIVILTHRFSKNIFRTKELFACRTIQMLVSGLVLGSIFCHLKDDLVGAQERVGLFAFILTFLLSCTTEALPIFLQEREILMKETSCGSYRVSSYAIANGLVYLPFLLILAVLFTVPLYWLVGLNSTFAAFLHFLLLIWLILYTANSVVVCFSALVPNFIVGNSVISGVMGSFFLFSGYFISKQEIPNYWIFMHYVSLFKYPFEGFLINEFSNSGKCLQYMFGTCEVTGEDVLREVGYGEESRWRNVLVMVCYILVYRFISYVILRCRCSQRGLRGALA